The genome window CAGATTGATGAAGGATATTGATAAGTTCAAGAGCGAGCTTGGAAGCGCTTTTCTGAGCATTGGAGGTGCTGGAACTTTTGACGGAATTTTCCTCTCGGGAATATTCGCTGCCGTATTCTCAGCAATTTTATGAGCATTGGGAGGGGGGATCATGGAGAGATGGAGGATAAGAAAGGCAAGCATTTCAGACATAGGAGCAATAACAAGAATAGAGAGGGAGAGCTTTCCCGATTATCCATATCCCCGTGAGGTTTTTTATTTCTATTTGAGAAAATGTCAAGAGTACTTCCTTGTAGCTGAGATCGATGAGGAGTTGATAGGATATGTTCTGGGATGTGCTGATGAAGATGAGGGAAGCATAGTATCAATAGCAATTTCCCCCAATCACAGAGGCAAGGGTATTGGAAGAATGCTTATGGAGGCCGTTGAGAAGGAAATGAAGGAAAGAGGAGTTAGAAAAATCAAGCTAGAGGTATCGAACTTGAATTTCAAGGCAAGAAGGCTATATGAGAAGCTTGGCTACAGGGAAATTAGTAGAATAAGAAATTACTATTCAGACGGATCAGACGCTATAGTTATGGAGAAGATAATTCGCAGCACTTAATTCTTAAAAGAGATTTTTGTGATGCTCGAAGCTTGCTTCATTTGAACCAGGTCCCTAGTGCAGCAACAAGTAGGCTTCCGCTTTTCCCATAGATCCTCACTTCAGTTACTATTGTAGTTTTTCCACTCTTCAAGACCTCTCCAATTACCTTGAAGGGAGATTCATCCTCAGTGAGTGGCCTGAGATAGTTTATTTTTAGCTCAAGTGTTACTTGATTCTCTCCTCTATGCGAGGTCCATGAAGCAACAGATCCTATTTGATCCACAGCAGCTGCAATAATGCCTCCATGAATTGTTCCATTTGGATTGACAAATTGCTTCAGAAAGGGAAAGGTTCCTACTGCTCTCCCATTGCCTATTTCCGCCAGCTTCAGTTCAAGAAGAGAATATATTGGGTTGAAGCGCCTTAGAGATATGTCCAAAGCCTCCTCAAGACTTTTCCCCTCTTTAATCAGATCTTCGAGCATGTTCCTTATATCGGTATACATTCCCAAAATTATCACCTTTTCTCGTGGATAATTGCTTTGAATTTTATATTTTTTTCAGATGGAGAACTGAAATCCTCTCCGCTATAAAGGACAAGGCCTTTGGTTTGGTAACTTACTGTGATATAATTAAAGGGATTCTGACTTATTTCTCTGTTATTCATTCACATTTTTGGTATTGAAGACAGTAAAAATATATATATTAAACATTACTAAATGAAAAACCTAGGTGGACATTTTGTTCGGAAATTGGGGGAAGTTCATTAGAGTTGACATGGCAACAGGAAACATTAAAGTGGAGTCGTGGGGCGAAGAAGTAGCGAAGAAGTGGTTAGGAAGCAGAGGTCTTGGCATCTATCTCATGCTGAAGGAGGTTGATCCCAAGACCGATCCACTTTCTCCGCAGAACAAGCTCATAATAGCGGCTGGACCTCTAACTGGAACTTCTGCCCCAACGGCTGCCAGATACAATGTCATAACAAAGAGCCCCCTCACTGGATACATAACCTTCTCCAATTCTGGAGGATATTGGGGAGCTGAGCTAAAGAGAGCGGGCTATGATGCTGTAATCATTGAAAATTCTTCCGAGACTCCCAAGTATCTGTTCATAAAGGATGAACATATTGAGCTGAGGGATGCTTCAAAGCTGTGGGGCCTCAAGATGTCTGAGACCGAGGCGGAGCTCAAGAAGACACACAATGACCAGAACTTGAAGGTTCTTGGAATAGGCCCAGCTGGAGAGAAGCTCGTCAAATTTTCATCGATCATGAATGATATTCACAGAGCGGCTGGAAGAGGAGGAGTAGGGGCAGTAATGGGATCCAAAAAGCTTAAGGCCATAGCTGTTAGGGGATCCAAGAACGTTCCTCTGGCAGATCACGAGAAGTTCATGCTAGAGGTAAGAGAGAAGGTTAACAAGATAAGGAGTGATCCCGTGGGAGGAGGCGGACTGCCGAAGTACGGGACTGCCGTCCTTGTTAACATAATAAACGAAAACGGGCTGTATCCGTACAAGAACTTCCAGTATTTGCAGTTCGAACACGCCTATGAGCAAAGCGGGGAGGCAATGGTTAAAAAGTACCTCGTGAGAAATAAGCCTTGCTTTGCCTGTCCTATTGGATGTGGAAGGGTGAATAAGCTTCCCACCATCGGCGAAACAGAAGGGCCAGAATATGAAAGCACATGGGCTCTTGGATCAAATATGGGAATAAACGACTTGGCAGCAATAATTGAGGCAAATCATATGGCTGATGAATATGGATTCGACACGATCTCGCTCGGAGGCACACTGGCAACAGCAATGGAGCTCTATGAGAAGAAGCTCATAAAGGACGAGGATCTTGGAGATTTCCCGCCACCAAGATTTGGGAATACCGAGGTTCTTCACTACTACATAGAGAAAATTGCCAAAAGGGAGGGCTTCGGAGATAAGCTGGCTGAAGGAGGATACAGACTTGCTAAGATGTACAATGGAGAGTACTACTTCATGGGAGTTAAGAAGATGGAGCTCCCAGCATATGACCCGAGAGGTGCTGAAGGGCATGGATTAGGATATGCAACGAATAACAGAGG of Fervidicoccaceae archaeon contains these proteins:
- the rimI gene encoding ribosomal protein S18-alanine N-acetyltransferase produces the protein MERWRIRKASISDIGAITRIERESFPDYPYPREVFYFYLRKCQEYFLVAEIDEELIGYVLGCADEDEGSIVSIAISPNHRGKGIGRMLMEAVEKEMKERGVRKIKLEVSNLNFKARRLYEKLGYREISRIRNYYSDGSDAIVMEKIIRST
- a CDS encoding PaaI family thioesterase; translated protein: MYTDIRNMLEDLIKEGKSLEEALDISLRRFNPIYSLLELKLAEIGNGRAVGTFPFLKQFVNPNGTIHGGIIAAAVDQIGSVASWTSHRGENQVTLELKINYLRPLTEDESPFKVIGEVLKSGKTTIVTEVRIYGKSGSLLVAALGTWFK
- a CDS encoding aldehyde ferredoxin oxidoreductase family protein, producing MFGNWGKFIRVDMATGNIKVESWGEEVAKKWLGSRGLGIYLMLKEVDPKTDPLSPQNKLIIAAGPLTGTSAPTAARYNVITKSPLTGYITFSNSGGYWGAELKRAGYDAVIIENSSETPKYLFIKDEHIELRDASKLWGLKMSETEAELKKTHNDQNLKVLGIGPAGEKLVKFSSIMNDIHRAAGRGGVGAVMGSKKLKAIAVRGSKNVPLADHEKFMLEVREKVNKIRSDPVGGGGLPKYGTAVLVNIINENGLYPYKNFQYLQFEHAYEQSGEAMVKKYLVRNKPCFACPIGCGRVNKLPTIGETEGPEYESTWALGSNMGINDLAAIIEANHMADEYGFDTISLGGTLATAMELYEKKLIKDEDLGDFPPPRFGNTEVLHYYIEKIAKREGFGDKLAEGGYRLAKMYNGEYYFMGVKKMELPAYDPRGAEGHGLGYATNNRGGCHIKNYMISPEILGYPKKMDPHDISDEKVKMLITFQDLTAVIDAAGLCLFSTFGLWADDYRDLLNAALGWNYSTEDYLKIGERIWNAERLFNLRAGMKPQEEDTLPKRFLEEPAPNGPNKGRVVRLKEMLPRYYALRGWTQEGLIPEDKLKELELL